A single region of the Acidithiobacillus acidisediminis genome encodes:
- the rpmG gene encoding 50S ribosomal protein L33, with the protein MRDKIKLVSTAGTGHFYTTTKNKKTTPDKLEFVKYDPKARKHVAYREDKIK; encoded by the coding sequence ATGCGTGACAAAATCAAGCTGGTCTCGACGGCGGGTACGGGACACTTTTACACCACGACCAAGAACAAGAAGACGACCCCGGACAAGCTCGAGTTCGTCAAATACGATCCCAAGGCGCGCAAGCATGTCGCCTATCGGGAAGACAAAATCAAGTAA